In Crassostrea angulata isolate pt1a10 chromosome 6, ASM2561291v2, whole genome shotgun sequence, a genomic segment contains:
- the LOC128190773 gene encoding multiple epidermal growth factor-like domains protein 11, whose amino-acid sequence MEHRSLICLMYCVSFSLTVCTNITGPGVCMQPNSSIITCCFGYVLKENMCFECEPGTTGENCSKTCQPGYFGLFCSKPCLCVSEMFCDPIRGCLCSSNSVNCTDQDQKLSTENAENSTVYKSNHKSQFIWDNILPSLVFAITVLVISIICIRLLYSKIMKRKVAVVPG is encoded by the exons ATGGAACACCGTTCATTGATTTGTTTGATGTATTGTGTAAGCTTTTCTTTGACTGTCTGCACAAATATCACTGGACCAGGAGTATGTATGCAACCGAACAG CTCAATCATCACATGTTGTTTTGGATATGTTCTAAAAGAAAACATGTGTTTCG AGTGTGAACCAGGCACTACAGGTGAAAACTGTTCCAAGACCTGTCAGCCTGGATATTTTGGACTTTTTTGCAGTAAACCATGCCTTTGTGTCTCTGAAATGTTTTGTGATCCTATAAGGGGTTGCCTTTGTAGCTCAAACAGTGTTAACTGTACAGATCAAG atcagaaattgtcaacagAAAATGCCGAGAATTCAACGGTTTATAAGTCAAATCATA aatcACAATTCATTTGGGATAACATCCTCCCCTCGTTGGTATTTGCTATCACAGTATTGGTCATCAGTATTATATGTATCAG ATTGCTGTATTCAAagataatgaaaagaaaag TGGCCGTGGTGCCAGGTTGA